In Oncorhynchus tshawytscha isolate Ot180627B unplaced genomic scaffold, Otsh_v2.0 Un_contig_4004_pilon_pilon, whole genome shotgun sequence, a single genomic region encodes these proteins:
- the LOC112226226 gene encoding 4-galactosyl-N-acetylglucosaminide 3-alpha-L-fucosyltransferase 9 isoform X2: protein MATCCYQNSHTGQMTCLGPNCRIGHQSLMGILLLGCLLTCLLYRPAITWLPVLAKHFQAEHKRDVTVLVWHWPFDHPFKLNSCRSLYNIEGCHLTADRELYSHADAVLIHHREIEEDLSNLPQEPRPSFQKWVWMNFESPAHTNRIPGLEDLFNVTLNYRQDADINMPYGSLVPRTKEREEFVPHKNRLVCWIVSNWNPGHKRTWYYMELRKFIRIHTYGDPFNKRVSLSEYRMIVASCKFYLSFENSVHKDYITEKLYNALKLGAVPVVMGPTRGNYEKFIPGDSFIHVDDFRSPRALAKHLLFLDENEEMYRKYFKWQRIHTVRINSFPIQNACNSCEYIRGHPENRMVTELDKWFWEE from the exons ATGGCAACTTGTTGTTATCAAAACAGTCACACAG GCCAAATGACGTGTCTTGGACCAAATTGTAGAATTGGGCACCAGAGCCTGATGGGCATTCTCCTGCTGGGCTGCTTGCTGACCTGTCTACTGTACCGACCTGCTATCACCTGGCTCCCTGTCCTGGCCAAGCACTTCCAGGCGGAGCACAAACGGGATGTTACCGTGCTGGTCTGGCACTGGCCCTTTGACCATCCCTTTAAACTGAACTCCTGCAGGTCCTTGTACAACATCGAAGGCTGTCACCTGACAGcggacagagagctgtacagtcACGCGGATGCCGTTCTCATCCACCACAGAGAAATCGAAGAGGATTTATCCAACCTGCCCCAAGAACCACGGCCCTCCTTCCAGAAATGGGTGTGGATGAATTTCGAATCGCCGGCACACACGAATAGAATACCTGGCTTGGAAGATCTGTTTAATGTGACTTTGAACTACAGGCAGGATGCAGACATCAACATGCCTTATGGATCTCTCGTCCCTCGGactaaagagagggaggagtttgTCCCGCATAAAAACCGACTGGTCTGTTGGATCGTTAGCAACTGGAACCCAGGACACAAGAGGACTTGGTACTACATGGAGCTGCGCAAATTCATCAGGATTCACACCTACGGGGACCCTTTCAACAAAAGGGTATCTCTTAGTGAATACAGAATGATCGTGGCCAGCTGTAAATTCTACTTGTCTTTTGAGAACTCCGTCCATAAGGACTACATCACAGAAAAACTATATAATGCTCTCAAGTTGGGCGCAGTTCCTGTGGTCATGGGCCCGACAAGAGGGAACTATGAGAAGTTCATCCCTGGAGATTCCTTCATCCATGTGGATGACTTCCGCTCGCCCAGAGCCCTGGCCAAACACCTCCTCTTCTTGGACGAGAATGAGGAGATGTACCGTAAATACTTCAAGTGGCAGAGGATCCACACGGTCCGTATCAACAGCTTCCCCATTCAGAATGCCTGCAACAGCTGTGAGTACATCAGAGGCCACCCTGAGAATCGGATGGTTACTGAGCTCGATAAATGGTTCTGGGAGGAGTGA
- the LOC112226226 gene encoding 4-galactosyl-N-acetylglucosaminide 3-alpha-L-fucosyltransferase 9 isoform X1: MRLPFLNKLINEQPFLLAGQMTCLGPNCRIGHQSLMGILLLGCLLTCLLYRPAITWLPVLAKHFQAEHKRDVTVLVWHWPFDHPFKLNSCRSLYNIEGCHLTADRELYSHADAVLIHHREIEEDLSNLPQEPRPSFQKWVWMNFESPAHTNRIPGLEDLFNVTLNYRQDADINMPYGSLVPRTKEREEFVPHKNRLVCWIVSNWNPGHKRTWYYMELRKFIRIHTYGDPFNKRVSLSEYRMIVASCKFYLSFENSVHKDYITEKLYNALKLGAVPVVMGPTRGNYEKFIPGDSFIHVDDFRSPRALAKHLLFLDENEEMYRKYFKWQRIHTVRINSFPIQNACNSCEYIRGHPENRMVTELDKWFWEE; the protein is encoded by the coding sequence ATGCGTTTGCCTTTTCTTAATAAACTTATAAACGAACAGCCTTTCCTTTTGGCAGGCCAAATGACGTGTCTTGGACCAAATTGTAGAATTGGGCACCAGAGCCTGATGGGCATTCTCCTGCTGGGCTGCTTGCTGACCTGTCTACTGTACCGACCTGCTATCACCTGGCTCCCTGTCCTGGCCAAGCACTTCCAGGCGGAGCACAAACGGGATGTTACCGTGCTGGTCTGGCACTGGCCCTTTGACCATCCCTTTAAACTGAACTCCTGCAGGTCCTTGTACAACATCGAAGGCTGTCACCTGACAGcggacagagagctgtacagtcACGCGGATGCCGTTCTCATCCACCACAGAGAAATCGAAGAGGATTTATCCAACCTGCCCCAAGAACCACGGCCCTCCTTCCAGAAATGGGTGTGGATGAATTTCGAATCGCCGGCACACACGAATAGAATACCTGGCTTGGAAGATCTGTTTAATGTGACTTTGAACTACAGGCAGGATGCAGACATCAACATGCCTTATGGATCTCTCGTCCCTCGGactaaagagagggaggagtttgTCCCGCATAAAAACCGACTGGTCTGTTGGATCGTTAGCAACTGGAACCCAGGACACAAGAGGACTTGGTACTACATGGAGCTGCGCAAATTCATCAGGATTCACACCTACGGGGACCCTTTCAACAAAAGGGTATCTCTTAGTGAATACAGAATGATCGTGGCCAGCTGTAAATTCTACTTGTCTTTTGAGAACTCCGTCCATAAGGACTACATCACAGAAAAACTATATAATGCTCTCAAGTTGGGCGCAGTTCCTGTGGTCATGGGCCCGACAAGAGGGAACTATGAGAAGTTCATCCCTGGAGATTCCTTCATCCATGTGGATGACTTCCGCTCGCCCAGAGCCCTGGCCAAACACCTCCTCTTCTTGGACGAGAATGAGGAGATGTACCGTAAATACTTCAAGTGGCAGAGGATCCACACGGTCCGTATCAACAGCTTCCCCATTCAGAATGCCTGCAACAGCTGTGAGTACATCAGAGGCCACCCTGAGAATCGGATGGTTACTGAGCTCGATAAATGGTTCTGGGAGGAGTGA
- the LOC112226226 gene encoding 4-galactosyl-N-acetylglucosaminide 3-alpha-L-fucosyltransferase 9 isoform X3, translating into MTCLGPNCRIGHQSLMGILLLGCLLTCLLYRPAITWLPVLAKHFQAEHKRDVTVLVWHWPFDHPFKLNSCRSLYNIEGCHLTADRELYSHADAVLIHHREIEEDLSNLPQEPRPSFQKWVWMNFESPAHTNRIPGLEDLFNVTLNYRQDADINMPYGSLVPRTKEREEFVPHKNRLVCWIVSNWNPGHKRTWYYMELRKFIRIHTYGDPFNKRVSLSEYRMIVASCKFYLSFENSVHKDYITEKLYNALKLGAVPVVMGPTRGNYEKFIPGDSFIHVDDFRSPRALAKHLLFLDENEEMYRKYFKWQRIHTVRINSFPIQNACNSCEYIRGHPENRMVTELDKWFWEE; encoded by the coding sequence ATGACGTGTCTTGGACCAAATTGTAGAATTGGGCACCAGAGCCTGATGGGCATTCTCCTGCTGGGCTGCTTGCTGACCTGTCTACTGTACCGACCTGCTATCACCTGGCTCCCTGTCCTGGCCAAGCACTTCCAGGCGGAGCACAAACGGGATGTTACCGTGCTGGTCTGGCACTGGCCCTTTGACCATCCCTTTAAACTGAACTCCTGCAGGTCCTTGTACAACATCGAAGGCTGTCACCTGACAGcggacagagagctgtacagtcACGCGGATGCCGTTCTCATCCACCACAGAGAAATCGAAGAGGATTTATCCAACCTGCCCCAAGAACCACGGCCCTCCTTCCAGAAATGGGTGTGGATGAATTTCGAATCGCCGGCACACACGAATAGAATACCTGGCTTGGAAGATCTGTTTAATGTGACTTTGAACTACAGGCAGGATGCAGACATCAACATGCCTTATGGATCTCTCGTCCCTCGGactaaagagagggaggagtttgTCCCGCATAAAAACCGACTGGTCTGTTGGATCGTTAGCAACTGGAACCCAGGACACAAGAGGACTTGGTACTACATGGAGCTGCGCAAATTCATCAGGATTCACACCTACGGGGACCCTTTCAACAAAAGGGTATCTCTTAGTGAATACAGAATGATCGTGGCCAGCTGTAAATTCTACTTGTCTTTTGAGAACTCCGTCCATAAGGACTACATCACAGAAAAACTATATAATGCTCTCAAGTTGGGCGCAGTTCCTGTGGTCATGGGCCCGACAAGAGGGAACTATGAGAAGTTCATCCCTGGAGATTCCTTCATCCATGTGGATGACTTCCGCTCGCCCAGAGCCCTGGCCAAACACCTCCTCTTCTTGGACGAGAATGAGGAGATGTACCGTAAATACTTCAAGTGGCAGAGGATCCACACGGTCCGTATCAACAGCTTCCCCATTCAGAATGCCTGCAACAGCTGTGAGTACATCAGAGGCCACCCTGAGAATCGGATGGTTACTGAGCTCGATAAATGGTTCTGGGAGGAGTGA